In Fusarium pseudograminearum CS3096 chromosome 3, whole genome shotgun sequence, a genomic segment contains:
- the FST11 gene encoding FST11 produces MAMLASKAAFPAGMGSSSHTPVASQPAMPLPRRTPMMPSSGAYGSPTESEFTEHDPAESVKNWDEDQVCEYLRTVKCGEYEKIFRKNHINGENLLEMDKDVLKEMGVEKVGDRVRLFLSIKKLRTRAYANEKKRNRDSFGGLDIQITAPNDSPRLHSSRGVPASSSKRYSRQLDLYGALDNGKTSSRPNSPLPGTDVRNLRARGKTYASIPVNAQGQRIVTTNPDLPANRLVTTHTRNNSSMDGSLMAALPQGQEVIRVISTGGVTKVVKISGCNTCEEVMRVTLRKFALREDHERNYCFWVLAGIDPDPGQCRRLGDTELWRIIKDQRRPERNRLILRRVPAGEPGEAELHRAAAIAMEEEQQKHARALETVDKRSQLKVQKMLGEKWNDQLQSPLSPISYQDRERNLHNAAKDLERPASEIESRAPARRVGSLRPFGGLRPPSELIASDLTSYFPDHTREDIDRTARLSMRRSTRMSKVNSRLSVASNLSFASSIQDAPPIPTIADSWLNANTQLAKVRTRDSHIRVPQAAYNRDSVTSSVLDTLQEESSLEPDRKSYVSFTESGSDSAPVSVTDPEGNTTATSYYDGDTSTGSGSFQEIRQALTNDGDDVDEELHSFLAGESWGDDKWMKGALIGQGSFGCVYLALHAVTGELLAVKQVETPAPGANSQGDTRKKGMIDALKREISLLRDLRHPNIVQYLGCSSTADYLNIFLEYVPGGSVQTMLNSYGALPEPLVRSFVRQILTGLSYLHNQDIIHRDIKGANILVDNKGTIKISDFGISKKLEATNILNGANNSKHRPSLQGSVFWMAPEVVKQTSYTRKADIWSLGCLVVEMMTGSHPFPDCSQLQAIFKIGGGKAAPTIPEHASEAAKEFLAQTFEIDHNLRPSADQLILSPFLIPIT; encoded by the exons ATGGCCATGCTAGCTTCAAAAGCGGCTTTCCCTGCAGGCAtgggctcctcctcccacACTCCTGTCGCATCTCAGCCTGCGATGCCTCTGCCCCGAAGAACTCCCATGATGCCCTCTTCAGGTGCTTATGGTAGCCCGACAGAATCCGAATTCACCGAACATGACCCCGCCGAATCCGTCAAAAACTGGGACGAGGATCAAGTGTGCGAGTATCTGCGAACCGTCAAATGTGGCGAATATGAAAAGATCTTTCGAAAGAATCACATCAATGGCGAGAACCTTTTGGAGATGGACAAGGACGTGCTGAAAGAAATGGGTGTCGAAAAGGTCGGCGACCGCGTCCGCCTTTTTCTCAGCATTAAGAAGCTGAGAACCAGAGCGTACgccaacgagaagaagcggaATCGG GATTCCTTCGGCGGACTCGATATTCAAATCACAGCACCCAACGACTCGCCACGATTGCACTCGTCAAGAGGCGTTCCTGCGTCATCTAGCAAGCGTTATTCAAGACAACTAGACTTGTATGGTGCTCTAGACAATGGCAAGACATCTTCGAGGCCTAATTCCCCTCTGCCTGGCACCGATGTTCGAAATCTGCGGGCTCGAGGGAAAACATATGCCTCCATCCCTGTAAATGCTCAAGGGCAAAGGATTGTAACTACAAACCCGGATCTTCCGGCAAACCGTCTGGTAACAACCCATACCAGGAATAACTCCAGTATGGACGGTTCACTGATGGCTGCCTTACCACAGGGTCAAGAAGTTATCCGCGTTATATCGACTGGCGGCGTTACGAAGGTCGTCAAGATTTCCGGATGCAACACTTGCGAGGAGGTCATGCGGGTGACTCTCCGCAAATTCGCTTTGCGGGAGGATCATGAAAGGAATTACTGCTTTTGGGTCCTGGCTGGCATCGACCCAGATCCAGGTCAATGCCGACGCCTAGGCGACACGGAGCTCTGGCGCATCATCAAAGACCAACGACGACCAGAACGAAACCGATTGATATTGCGGAGAGTTCCCGCAGGCGAACCAGGCGAGGCGGAATTGCACCGCGCCGCGGCCATTGCcatggaggaggaacagcAAAAGCATGCTCGAGCGCTCGAGACGGTGGACAAGCGAAGTCAACTCAAGGTTCAGAAGATGCTTGGGGAAAAGTGGAACGATCAGCTTCAGTCCCCGTTGTCGCCAATCTCGTATCAGGATCGCGAGCGAAACCTGCACAACGCAGCCAAGGACCTCGAGCGTCCTGCCTCGGAAATAGAATCAAGGGCGCCAGCCCGACGTGTAGGATCGCTTCGGCCATTTGGAGGTCTTCGACCCCCCAGCGAGTTGATTGCATCTGATCTTACATCCTACTTCCCCGATCATACCAGAGAGGATATTGATCGAACAGCCCGGCTTTCTATGCGACGGTCAACCCGCATGAGCAAGGTCAACAGCCGGCTCAGCGTGGCTAGTAACCTTAGTTTTGCTTCCAGCATCCAAGATGCACCTCCCATCCCCACTATTGCCGACTCCTGGCTTAATGCTAATACCCAATTGGCCAAGGTGAGGACGCGAGACTCACATATTCGGGTTCCTCAAGCCGCGTACAATCGCGACTCGGTCACCTCGTCAGTCCTCGATAcactccaagaagaatcGTCGCTTGAGCCTGACCGCAAGTCCTATGTCTCATTCACCGAGAGCGGCTCCGATTCAGCCCCTGTCAGTGTCACCGACCCCGAGGGCAACACCACAGCCACAAGCTACTACGATGGCGACACCTCAACAGGCTCGGGATCATTCCAGGAAATCCGGCAAGCTTTGACCAACGACGGTGACGACGTGGACGAGGAGCTACACAGTTTCTTGGCCGGAGAGTCATGGGGCGACGACAAATGGATGAAGGGTGCGCTCATCGGCCAGGGATCATTCGGCTGCGTTTACCTGGCTCTGCACGCCGTTACGGGCGAGCTCCTTGCCGTGAAGCAGGTTGAGACACCTGCGCCTGGAGCCAACAGCCAAGGCGACACTCGTAAGAAGGGCATGATTGATGCACTCAAGCGAGAAATAAGTCTTCTTCGCGATCTTCGTCACCCTAACATCGTGCAGTATCTTGGCTGCAGTTCGACAGCTGATTATCTTAACATTTTCCTCGAGTATGTGCCCGGTGGCTCAGTCCAGACGATGCTCAACTCGTACGGCGCTCTCCCCGAACCGCTAGTGCGCAGTTTTGTGCGGCAGATTCTGACGGGTCTCTCATACTTGCACAACCAGGACATCATTCACCGTGATATTAAGGGCGCCAATATTTTGGTCGATAACAAGGGAACCATTAAGATTTCCGATTTCGGTAtctccaagaagctggaggCCACCAACATTTTGAACGgcgccaacaacagcaagcaCCGTCCTTCACTGCAAGGATCCGTTTTCTGGATGGCTCCCGAAGTAGTGAAGCAGACATCGTATACTCGCAAAGCGGATATTTGGTCGCTCGgatgtttggtggtggaaatgATGACTGGCAGTCACCCGTTCCCCGATTGCAGTCAGCTGCAGGCTATCTTCAAGATTGGGGGCGGAAAAGCGGCCCCTACAATCCCTGAGCATGCAAGCGAGGCAGCCAAAGAGTTTCTCGCGCAAACGTTTGAAATCGACCACAACCTACGTCCTAGCGCAGACCAACTGATACTCAGCCCCTTCTTGATCCCTATCACGTAG